Proteins encoded together in one Eubalaena glacialis isolate mEubGla1 chromosome 7, mEubGla1.1.hap2.+ XY, whole genome shotgun sequence window:
- the MOCS1 gene encoding molybdenum cofactor biosynthesis protein 1 isoform X5, which yields MPEDGVPLTPKADLLTTEEILTLARLFVKEGVDKIRLTGGEPLIRPDVVDIVAQLHQLEGLRTIGITTNGINLARLLPQLQKAGLSAINISLDTLVPAKFEFIVRRKGFRKVMEGIHKAIELGYSPVKVNCVVMRGLNEDELPDFVALTEGLPLDVRFIEYMPFDGNKWNFKKMVSYKEMLDTLRQQWPELEKLPEEESSTAKAFKIPGFRGRVSFITSMSEHFCGTCNRLRITADGNLKVCLFGNSEVSLRDHLRAGASEEELLSIIGAAVGRKKRQHAGMFSISQMKNRPMILIELFLMCQDSPPAIPSISFRDSLHVQGLRHRVSFSSQMVTLWKGGRLPQIPLLAQRWLGSGLPQRHYGSHLDSDANPKCLSPEPRASATPSGPLPTSDQLTHVDREGQAAMVDVGGKPDTERVAVASAVVLLGPVAYKLVQENQLKKGDALVVAQLAGVQAAKLTSQLIPLCHHVALSHVQVQLELDSTRHAVVVRASCRARGPTGVEMEALTSAAVAALALYDMCKAVSRDIVLAEIKLVSKTGGQRGDFHRT from the exons cacaACTCCACCAGCTGGAAGGGCTGAGGACCATTGGCATCACCACCAACGGCATCAACCTAGCCCGGCTGCTGCCTCAGCTTCAGAAAGCTGGTCTCAGTGCCATCAACATCAGCCTGGACACGCTGGTACCAGCCAAGTTTGAGTTCATCGTCCGCAGGAAAG gcTTCCGCAAGGTCATGGAGGGCATCCACAAGGCCATTGAGCTGGGCTACAGTCCTGTGAAG GTGAACTGTGTGGTGATGCGAGGCCTGAATGAGGACGAACTCCCGGACTTCGTGGCCTTGACCGAGGGCCTTCCCCTGGACGTGCGCTTCATAGAGTACATGCCCTTTGACG GCAACAAGTGGAACTTCAAGAAGATGGTCAGCTACAAGGAGATGCTGGACACCCTCAGGCAGCAGTGGCCGGAGCTGGAGAAGCTGCCGGAGGAGGAATCCAGCACAGCCAAG GCCTTTAAAATCCCTGGCTTCCGAGGCCGAGTCAGCTTCATCACGTCCATGTCTGAGCATTTCTGTGGGACCTGCAACCGCTTGCGAATCACAGCTGATGGGAACCTCAAG GTCTGCCTCTTTGGGAACTCAGAGGTATCTCTACGGGATCACCTGCGGGCGGGGGCCTCTGAGGAGGAGCTGCTGAGCATCATCGGGGCTGCCGTGGGCAGGAAGAAGCGGCAGCATGCAG GCATGTTCAGTATTTCCCAGATGAAGAACCGGCCCATGATCCTCATCG aGTTATTTTTGATGTGCCAAGATTCCCCACCAGCCATTCCAAGCATCTCCTTCAGGGACTCCCTCCATGTTCAGGGTCTGAGACACAGAGTGAGTTTCTCCAGCCAGATGGTGACTTTGTGGAAAGGGGGCCGGCTCCCCCAGATCCCTCTCCTCGCCCAGCGGTGGCTGGGGTCTGGCCTCCCTCAGAGACATTACGGTTCCCACCTCGACTCAGATGCCAACCCAAAGTGCCTTAGCCCAGAGCCCCGGGCTTCTGCCACCCCCTCAGGACCTCTGCCCACCTCAGACCAACTGACCCACGTGGACAGGGAAGGACAGGCGGCTATGGTAGACGTGGGTGGGAAGCCAGACACAGAGCGGGTGGCCGTGGCCTCAGCCGTGGTCCTCCTGGGGCCTGTGGCCTACAAGCTCGTCCAGGAGAACCAGCTAAAGAAGGGAGACGCCCTGGTGGTGGCCCAGCTGGCAGGCGTCCAGGCGGCCAAGCTGACCAGccagctgatccccctgtgccaCCACGTGGCCCTGAGCCACGTCCAGGTGCAGCTGGAGCTGGACAGCACGCGCCACGCCGTGGTGGTCCGGGCGTCTTGCCGGGCTCGGGGCCCCACTGGGGTGGAGATGGAGGCCCTGACCTCCGCTGCCGTGGCCGCCCTCGCCCTGTATGACATGTGCAAGGCCGTCAGCAGGGACATCGTGTTGGCGGAGATCAAGCTCGTCAGCAAGACCGGGGGTCAGCGGGGGGACTTCCATCGGACGTAG